In the genome of Thermoproteus tenax Kra 1, the window AGAGAGGCCAACTCCTCCTGCGAGAGGCCCCACAGCTTCGCCCTCACCGCCAACATCAGATCAAAGTACGCGATCAACGCCGAGATAAGCCTCTCAAGAGACCTATCTTTGGACTCCTTGAGCGATTTTGTATAATCAATTATCCACTGTCTATCGATGAAGATGGCCGATTTATCGTAGCCGAACTTCTGCATTAGGTCGAAGGCCTCTGAGGCAGGATGGCGCAAGGACTTGAGCCTCTCTCCGACCTCCTCCACGCTCCTGGCGCTGAGCAAGGACGCGATGATGTAGCGCCTTCCCGTGAACTCCAACGGCTCCCACACGACGAACTCTTCGGGGCTCTTCCCCGATTTTATAGCAGTGATTATATATTGTATATTTTCATATTCGAAACGCTTGAGATGCAACTTGATGACCTCTCTGCCGTCCTGCGGCGAGCCGAGATATAGGTCTCTAACTCTGTTCATATATATATGAATTATTTGTTCTCTTAGGTCTTTCAATGTATTTTCATCGAGTTTATCGATCGATATTTGATATTCTGTTGTTCTTAAAATATTCAAGAATTCGTCTGGAGTATTGGCGTAGGCCAGTGCTATCGCCTTGTCTTTGGGCAAAACTCTTGACTTGAGAGACCGTACCTTTGGGCCTAGGCTCGGCCTCTTCAATACTGAACTCATATGCCGAGCTGTTTTAATACGGCCTCAACAACGTCGTTCTTCTTCCTCTCGTATTTCTCGAGGATCTCGTTCCTTTTTTTCTCGGCGTCTTGTAAAATCCTAGCGGCCTCCTCCTTGGCCTGCGACAACACGCTCGATCTATACTCATCTATACTTTTCTTTACAATGTTTTCAATTATATTATTTATTTCATTTGAATATTTCTCTATAATTGTTTGTATGTTATTTCTTACTTTTTGTTTAACTTGCTCCGTTTCCTTTAACAGTTTATCGACCTCCTCAAGACTCTTTAAAACTTCGTCGAGCTTAAGCATATTGGGCACACTGCCTTGTTTTTATATCTCTTCACTTCGTTCTGTGGGATGACGAGCCCAGGACTGCCGGACGTATGAAGAGATTTCTCGACCCTGATATACAACGCGAAGGATTCGCCCTTAACTTGGCATCAACAATATAAATATAAAGGGGGAATTCAACACTTCTGTGGCTACAGAGACCGCCTACTATGGAGGCCCTAAGATTCAGGAGAATCTATTCTACGAGACCACGCCTACAGGCGTAGAGGGTCTCGACCAAATTTTGGGCGGAGGCTTCATTAGGGGCCGCACTTACCTCATATCGGGCGAGACGGGCACAGGCAAAACGTTGATATCTCTGACGTTTCTTCTTCAGGGTGCTCTGAAGTTCGGAGAGCCAGGCATCTACGTGAGCGTAGATGAGACCTACGAGCAGTTGGTCATGGGGGCCAAGCGTTTTGGGTGGGATTTAGAGGAGCTGAGAGCGAAGGGTCTCATCGAGGTGTTGGTGCCCGAGATGGATCTGATAGAGAGGATCAGAGAGAAGGATCCCACCGCCATAGCCAAGTCCCTTATAGCTTCCTTGAGAGACTACGTCGTGGCGTTAAACGCCCAGAGGCTCGTCATAGACCCCATAGCCCCCCTAGTCACTATGGAGAAGGACGTCCAAGTGCTGCGCGAGTACATCCGCGTGCTAGTCATGGGGATAGAGAGAGAAATAGGCACTACTAACATCGTCACGACCGAGATTCCAAGCGGGTCCACTGCCATTAGCCGTTATGGCGTTGAGGAGTTCTTAGCGACCGGCGTCTTAGTCACAGGTATAGTGAGGACGCGCGATGGGGGATTCAAACGGGTCATCTTCATCAGAAAGATGAGGTGGTCGCCTGTTCAGCCAGGCGTATATGAATTTGAGATTGTGCCGAAGGAGGGCGTCGTAGTGAAGTCTCAAGTCAAGGAGCCAGTCATGCCTGTGACCTTCTTGCCCTTCGTTCCGTAGCTGGTGATCTTCATAGCGATCGAGGGAATAGATGGAAGCGGCAAATCCACTGTCATCTCTCTGTTGCGGGAGATGTTGGGGATCTATGCGACTAAAGAGCCAAGCTCGGGCCCCATCGGAAGGCTCATAAAGGAGTGGTCGCTCAAGGGAGGGACCCAAGATCCCTATGTAGATGCGCTCCTATTTGCAGCAGATAGACTCGATCATTATCAGAGGGAGATAGCGCCGGCTCTTGCCAAGGGCTATATAGTTGTAACAGAACGTTATATTGAATCTAGTATTGCATACCAAGGCGCAGCAGGTGTCGATATAGGCTTCATAGAGTTAGTGAACTCGAGAGTGCGGAGGCCGGATCTGACCATAATACTCGACATAGATCCCTCTAAGGCCTTGGAGAGAGTGCGCTTCAGAGGTACAGCCCTTGAGAAGTATGAAAAAATAGAGTTCCTAAGGCGGGTTAGAGCCATATACCTTGATAGAGCTGCCAAGTTCGGCTACGCCGTGTTGGACGCAGATAGAGGGCCGCGAGAAGTGGCGGAGGACGTCGCAAGGCTGGTGAGAGCTACCCTTTCGCGAGCTCGAGGAACCTCCTAAACAGGCGGAGACCCTTCTTGCCGCTCCTCTCAGGATGGAATTGGACTCCGAAAACCGCTCTCTCCTCGTCGCACACAGCTGCCACATACCTTTTTCCTAGGTCAATGTAAGCAGCTTCATAGGGCCTGCCGGCGCTCTCTACGCCATAGCTGTGAAGGTAATAGTAATATCCATCCTCGAGGAGGGCGCAGGCGCCAGTCGATCTAGTGTGCTCCCAACCGATGTGGGGCACTCTGTCTGCGACTATTCTGACCACGCGACCTGGGAAAATGCCCAGGCCTGATCCCTCTCCCTCCTCGCTGGAATTGAACATGAGCTGCATCCCTAGACAGATGCCCAACATGGGCTTTTGGCCCACATACTCGGAGGCTTGTCTGGCCAGCGCGCTGGCAGCCGAGAATGTGCCGACGCCCGGCAATATTAGCGCGTCTGCGTCAGCAATCTCGCGCCCTCTGGTCACTACGACTTGTGCGCCAACGCGGGAGAGTGCTGAGACCAGACTCCCTATATTGCCAACCGTGTAGTCAAGTATTGCGACCCTCATCTTATCAACTTATTCAGCGGCACTACGACGACGTCCTTAGCTCCCGCAGCCTTAAGCTTCATAATTAAATCGGGGAGCTGATCCTCGTCGACCACCGAGAAGACCTCGTACATATCCCCTCTCACTAACCTAGCGACGCTGGGCGACTCCATTGCGGGCAACACCGAGACTACGTCGGCGATCCTGCCCGCTGGGACGTTGAGGAATATCATCCGCTTGTCCTCCGCCTCAAGATATCCCTTTATATATGTTAATAGTTTTTGGACTATATAGTTGTCTATCTGCTCCCTCTCAACTATAAGTCTGGCCGAGCTGTCCAATATTTTCTCCAAAGGCTCTAGGCCGTGTAGTGCCAACGTGGTACCTGTGGCCATCACGTCGACGATTACGTCGGCCACGCCCAACAACGGCATCACCTCGACGGAGCCAGACACCTTGACTATCTTGACCTTCTTTCCGCGCTCGTCAAAGAAGCGGGACGCTATGTTTACGTACTTCGTGGCTACCTTAGTTCCATCGGGTATCTCGTCTACCGACCTCCACCTACCTTTGACTGCTGCAACCACGATGGACCCTCTGCCTATTTTGAGGTCGAGGGCTTCAACCACATCGGCCCCCGATTCCACCACGAAGTCGTGGCCCGTTATGCCTGCCGCTACCTTGCCTGCGGCGACGATGGCGGGTATGTCCTCGGGCCTTAGCCTCACGATATTTAAATCCGGCCACGATGTCGGCAGAATTATTGATCTCTCATCGGAGGCCAGAAGACTGATGCCGGCCAGCTCCAATAGCCTTATGGTTGGCTCCATCAAACGGCCCTTATTGGGTACGGCGAACAATATGGGGACTGTCCTTGTTCTGCATGAGGTGGCGAAATCGACTTAAATTAAACTTTTCTGTCTAATGCCTCGTTCAGAGCCGCTAGGAACTTCTCCATGATCTCCAGAGGCGCTATCGTGAATCTGATGCAAGAGCGACACAACGGCTTGTTGCCCAAGGCCCTAACTGCGAAGCCGCGCCTCATGAGCTCCCTCTCTATTGTATCCGCGTCTTCTACCTTCAGTGTGATGAAATTGGCCTCACCCACATATTTCTCAAGTCTTATTCTGCCTGCCACAATGCCCTTGACCTCTCTCATCGCCTCCACAGAGCTTCTCACGTACGTCTCAAGCTCTAGTGCTCTTTCGACTATCTTCGCCGATGCCGAACTTATCGGATGCGGATATGATAGCGCCTTTAATGCGTCTGAGAGCCTTTTGTGCGCGACTAGATAGCCGACCCTCAAGCCCGCGAGTCCCCACGCCTTAGAGAACGTCCTTGCCTCTATTACGTTTCCGTACTCAAAGAGGGATGGTCGCCACCTCCCAGCGAACTCGGCGTACGCCGCATCGTAGATCAAGACGCCGTCGAGCTTGGCGGCTAGCTCCTCCAGCTCCTTAGCTTGATGGCCCGTTGGGTTGTTCGGCGAGCACACGTAGACTCCTCCGCCTCTTCCCCGCCTCACTATGTCGTCCACGTCTATCCTTAGGTCTTGGGTGAATTGGGCTTGTTCGTAGCGTACGCCCAACTGCTCCGAAAGCAATCTGGCCATGCTGTATGTCGGCTCCAACACTACCAACTTCTTCTCGACGGCGAAATTCAGAAGCTGTATAGAGGCGCGAAGTCCGTCGTCAGCGCCTGCGGTGATAGTTACTGTGCCCTCAGGTAGGCTATAGTATGTCTCTATCTTTTTAGCTAGAGATATGTTATTGGGTTGCGTGTAATATCTGATCTCCCAACTCTCGAGCGGTAGCTGCAGCTCTCTATAGTACTCCTCAGGCAAGAACAAGTTCTCGTTGAAATGGAGCCTATAGACTCTGTACCCCACGTCGGGCTCCTCATAGTACTGAGGCATGGCTATGAACGGCAAACTCGCTCTACCGGCATTGGGGGATCCGCCCATAGGCGCCCATGTAGTTATATAGAAAAAATTTCTCGGCCGAGATAGATTCATGGAGCCCAGGCCGTTGTCGGCTCCCGATGAGGCTTGGAGAATCGCCATGTCGCTCAACTACAGACAGAGGGATGGGACCGTGATCGCCGTAGTTCAAGACGTAGAGACCGGCGAGGTATTGATGGTCGCTCATATGGACCCTTTGGCGGTGTTTCTCACGCTGGTAACTGGACTGGCCCACTATTGGTCCACGAGCAGGAGGAGGATCTGGATGAAGGGAGAGACATCGGCCCACTACCAGTACGTTGTCGAATTCAAGTCGGACTGCGACGGCGATGCGGTGCTCCTGAAAGTCGTCCAGATAGGCCCTGCGTGCCACACAGGCTCACGCTCTTGTTTTACTTCTAAGTACTCTCACTCACTTTCTTCTCCGCTTAAGCTCACCGCAGACGTCCTCAAGGGAGAGACCCTGGGAGGCGAGAAGGACGAGCACGTGATATAGGAGGTCAGCTGCCTCCTCCACGACCCTTTGCTTCCCCTCGGCCAGCGATGCCACGGCCAACTCTATAGCCTCCTCGCCCACTTTCCTAGCTATGTGGGCGACCCCACTCTTATACAGAGAGTATGTATAGCTGTTGGGGTCGCCCTCAGCGATTCTCCTACGTATGACTTGTTCCAATTCTGCTAAAACCCCGCAACTCATCTCAACGAATCTGCGTGTAGTCTGAACCCCTCGTACTCCGCCAGCCTTATTGCGTGCTTCCTCAAGGGGCTGTCGGCCAACGTCCAAGCCACGCCGATGGGCTTCATGAAAGTAGATGGCGTTATGATCCCGCGCCATCTGGCGCTCCCGCCCGTGGGCAACACATGTGAGATTCCAGCTACGTAGTCCACCAATGGGCTCGGCCCATTCACAGACACGGCACCAACATTTCTCACCATTTGAGCCAGCTCGGGAAGGCCCCAGACCTCCAGATGTTCGGGCGCTATTGAGTCGATCTCTCTGGCGGCCTCCTCTATAGAGCCCACCGACTTGGTGCTCAAAGGACCCATCGAGCTTGTCTTTTCTCTTCTGTAGATCTCCTCGACCTCTCTAAGCAGTTGATAGTCCCGGGAGATGACCACGGCGAAAGAAGTAGGGCCGTGCTCCAGTTGGGCCAGAGCGCCAGCGACTGCGCGCCTTGGGTCTACACCCTCGGCGTAGACCACAAGCTCAGTGGGGCCTTCGATGCCGTCTATGCCCACGTAGCGAGAGAGGACGTACTTGGCTGCTTGCACGTAGAGACCGCCTGGGCCGGCCAACATGTCCACGCCGAGGTGAAAGGCAACGTAGGCGAGACCGTGCGCTCCGCCTACGCCGACAACCGCGTTGATGCCCAACTTGGCCGCCACAGTGAGAAACTCCGGCGTGAGCCCCTTCGGCGGAGTTAAGGCATAGAGCTTGGACACTCCGGCGATCTTGGCCGGCACAGCGAGCATGACCAGGGTCGAGATATACCTAGCTGGAACGTAGATGGCCAGTCTCTCTATGGGTCTCCACACTATATACCTTAATATGCCCTCGTAGAAGTCAACGACGTCGGCCGGCCTAGCCCGCGAATAGAGTCTCTCCAACGACCTTGCCGCGGCCAACGCTGCCTCCACGACTGAGCTGTCAGCTTCTGGACGCTCAGACGGCTCGATTAAGAGCTCGGGCGGTTTGAGGCCGTCCAGCCTCTGAGACCACTCCAGAGCCGCTACAGCTCCGCCTTTCCTGACGTCCTCTATAATCTCTTTCGCCCTACTCAGAGCCTCCTCCGAGATGGCCTCCCTAATCATAGTCAAGGCGCACCTCTACTCCTCTGGATGCCAGATACTCCTTCAACTCTCTTATCTTGATGATACCGAAGTGGAATAAGCTGGCCGCCAAGAGGCCCTGGGCGCCGGCCAGAGCTCCCTCGTAGAAGTGGCGCATCTCGCCGGCCCCGCCCGATGCTATTATCGGTATTGTTACAGAGGACGATATAGCCCTCAGGAGCTCGATGTCGTAGCCGGACCTAGTTCCGTCTTTATCTATTGATGTAACCAGGAGCTCTCCGGCGCCCAGATCTGCCGCCTTAACTGCCCAGACCACAGCGTCTAAGTCTGTAGGAGTTCCTCCACTTTTTATATAGACTTTATAGCGACTGCCGATCCTTTTAGCGTCTATGGCCACTACTGTGGACTGCGAGCCGTACTGTCTAGCCAGCTCTTCGACCAACTGAGGTCTCTTGACTGCGGCCGTATTAATGGACACCTTGTCGGCCCCGGCCTTGAACAGTTTGTCGGCGTCCTCCAGCGATCTGACACCGCCGCCTATTGTGACAGGTATGGAGACCGATGTGGCGACCTCCTTTACGACCTTGAGGAAG includes:
- the tmk gene encoding dTMP kinase is translated as MIFIAIEGIDGSGKSTVISLLREMLGIYATKEPSSGPIGRLIKEWSLKGGTQDPYVDALLFAADRLDHYQREIAPALAKGYIVVTERYIESSIAYQGAAGVDIGFIELVNSRVRRPDLTIILDIDPSKALERVRFRGTALEKYEKIEFLRRVRAIYLDRAAKFGYAVLDADRGPREVAEDVARLVRATLSRARGTS
- the hisI gene encoding phosphoribosyl-AMP cyclohydrolase, which gives rise to MEPRPLSAPDEAWRIAMSLNYRQRDGTVIAVVQDVETGEVLMVAHMDPLAVFLTLVTGLAHYWSTSRRRIWMKGETSAHYQYVVEFKSDCDGDAVLLKVVQIGPACHTGSRSCFTSKYSHSLSSPLKLTADVLKGETLGGEKDEHVI
- a CDS encoding ATPase domain-containing protein → MATETAYYGGPKIQENLFYETTPTGVEGLDQILGGGFIRGRTYLISGETGTGKTLISLTFLLQGALKFGEPGIYVSVDETYEQLVMGAKRFGWDLEELRAKGLIEVLVPEMDLIERIREKDPTAIAKSLIASLRDYVVALNAQRLVIDPIAPLVTMEKDVQVLREYIRVLVMGIEREIGTTNIVTTEIPSGSTAISRYGVEEFLATGVLVTGIVRTRDGGFKRVIFIRKMRWSPVQPGVYEFEIVPKEGVVVKSQVKEPVMPVTFLPFVP
- the hisF gene encoding imidazole glycerol phosphate synthase subunit HisF codes for the protein MTAVRIIPCLDIDGRKGVVVKGVNFQGLREVGDPIELAMKYDDEGADELVILDITASIEDRPTFLKVVKEVATSVSIPVTIGGGVRSLEDADKLFKAGADKVSINTAAVKRPQLVEELARQYGSQSTVVAIDAKRIGSRYKVYIKSGGTPTDLDAVVWAVKAADLGAGELLVTSIDKDGTRSGYDIELLRAISSSVTIPIIASGGAGEMRHFYEGALAGAQGLLAASLFHFGIIKIRELKEYLASRGVEVRLDYD
- a CDS encoding V-type ATPase subunit is translated as MSSVLKRPSLGPKVRSLKSRVLPKDKAIALAYANTPDEFLNILRTTEYQISIDKLDENTLKDLREQIIHIYMNRVRDLYLGSPQDGREVIKLHLKRFEYENIQYIITAIKSGKSPEEFVVWEPLEFTGRRYIIASLLSARSVEEVGERLKSLRHPASEAFDLMQKFGYDKSAIFIDRQWIIDYTKSLKESKDRSLERLISALIAYFDLMLAVRAKLWGLSQEELASLTVGMPSGLLRDIFDSIARGEIARTLDLISNLRPWGQVITSLVSEEPTFENLSVALDNAYPAIMRRLADICVAECSEFSLGALLAELEYARAETMLIIKSAAMLVEGVSVEKRRSYFAPLTII
- the hisG gene encoding ATP phosphoribosyltransferase, coding for MLFAVPNKGRLMEPTIRLLELAGISLLASDERSIILPTSWPDLNIVRLRPEDIPAIVAAGKVAAGITGHDFVVESGADVVEALDLKIGRGSIVVAAVKGRWRSVDEIPDGTKVATKYVNIASRFFDERGKKVKIVKVSGSVEVMPLLGVADVIVDVMATGTTLALHGLEPLEKILDSSARLIVEREQIDNYIVQKLLTYIKGYLEAEDKRMIFLNVPAGRIADVVSVLPAMESPSVARLVRGDMYEVFSVVDEDQLPDLIMKLKAAGAKDVVVVPLNKLIR
- the hisD gene encoding histidinol dehydrogenase; this encodes MIREAISEEALSRAKEIIEDVRKGGAVAALEWSQRLDGLKPPELLIEPSERPEADSSVVEAALAAARSLERLYSRARPADVVDFYEGILRYIVWRPIERLAIYVPARYISTLVMLAVPAKIAGVSKLYALTPPKGLTPEFLTVAAKLGINAVVGVGGAHGLAYVAFHLGVDMLAGPGGLYVQAAKYVLSRYVGIDGIEGPTELVVYAEGVDPRRAVAGALAQLEHGPTSFAVVISRDYQLLREVEEIYRREKTSSMGPLSTKSVGSIEEAAREIDSIAPEHLEVWGLPELAQMVRNVGAVSVNGPSPLVDYVAGISHVLPTGGSARWRGIITPSTFMKPIGVAWTLADSPLRKHAIRLAEYEGFRLHADSLR
- a CDS encoding pyridoxal phosphate-dependent aminotransferase, with the translated sequence MGGSPNAGRASLPFIAMPQYYEEPDVGYRVYRLHFNENLFLPEEYYRELQLPLESWEIRYYTQPNNISLAKKIETYYSLPEGTVTITAGADDGLRASIQLLNFAVEKKLVVLEPTYSMARLLSEQLGVRYEQAQFTQDLRIDVDDIVRRGRGGGVYVCSPNNPTGHQAKELEELAAKLDGVLIYDAAYAEFAGRWRPSLFEYGNVIEARTFSKAWGLAGLRVGYLVAHKRLSDALKALSYPHPISSASAKIVERALELETYVRSSVEAMREVKGIVAGRIRLEKYVGEANFITLKVEDADTIERELMRRGFAVRALGNKPLCRSCIRFTIAPLEIMEKFLAALNEALDRKV
- the hisE gene encoding phosphoribosyl-ATP diphosphatase, translating into MSCGVLAELEQVIRRRIAEGDPNSYTYSLYKSGVAHIARKVGEEAIELAVASLAEGKQRVVEEAADLLYHVLVLLASQGLSLEDVCGELKRRRK
- the hisH gene encoding imidazole glycerol phosphate synthase subunit HisH yields the protein MRVAILDYTVGNIGSLVSALSRVGAQVVVTRGREIADADALILPGVGTFSAASALARQASEYVGQKPMLGICLGMQLMFNSSEEGEGSGLGIFPGRVVRIVADRVPHIGWEHTRSTGACALLEDGYYYYLHSYGVESAGRPYEAAYIDLGKRYVAAVCDEERAVFGVQFHPERSGKKGLRLFRRFLELAKG